Proteins found in one Stigmatopora nigra isolate UIUO_SnigA chromosome 15, RoL_Snig_1.1, whole genome shotgun sequence genomic segment:
- the cd2bp2 gene encoding CD2 antigen cytoplasmic tail-binding protein 2 isoform X2 produces MSKRKVTFADGDGGNMDLDDEIPEKKPTNEVASGPGSRFKGKHSLDSDEEDEGEETQNSKYDILASDDVDGQENATIDYDEGVSITPFNLEEEMQEGHFDSEGNYFIKKEELIRDNWLDNIDWVKIKEQPFKQKKKGLGAKRKRRVGDEDEAEEEKKREEQQKNKEGCEDEDGDEEEPEPAEDPLASFTQQQLTEALLELLLPGETVTAALRRLGGLGGRKRGKLRDGGQQAVENQRDTEKLDRLTSIADRLVASGMYGIYQQSKEKLAYTLKNASGKPPGKKKEEDEGDKDELDMFGEEFDEKHATGDQEKEDEDKKVSEDVMWEYRWENEDKSEIYGPFTSQQMQDWVDEGYFSSGVYCRRLDQQGSQFYNSKRLDFELYT; encoded by the exons ATGTCTAAAAGGAAAGTCACGTTTGCGGATGGTGACGGTGGAAACATGGATCTGGACGACGAgattccagaaaaaaag CCAACCAATGAGGTGGCAAGTGGCCCAGGGTCAAGGTTCAAGGGCAAGCATTCTCTCGACAGTGACGAGGAGGATGAAGGGGAGGAAACCCAGAATAGCAAATACGATATTTTGGCCAGCGACGACGTGGACG GCCAAGAGAACGCCACCATCGACTACGATGAGGGTGTCTCCATCACCCCCTTCAACCTGGAGGAGGAGATGCAGGAAGGACACTTTGACTCAGAAGGCAACTATTTTATCAAAAAGGAAGAATTGATCCGAGATAACTGGCTCGACAACATCGACTGG GTGAAAATCAAAGAGCAACCATTTaaacaaaagaagaaaggaCTCGGCGCCAAACGCAAGCGCAGGGTAGGCGATGAAGATGAGgcagaggaggagaaaaagcgaGAGGAGCAACAGAAAAACAAGGAAGGCTGCGAAGATGAGGATGGGGATGAAGAGGAACCCGAACCCGCAGAGGACCCCTTGGCCTCATTCACGCAGCAGCAGCTGACAGAAGCCCTGCTGGAACTCTTGTTGCCGGGGGAGACGGTCACGGCGGCGCTACGGCGGCTGGGGGGCCTCGGCGGTCGCAAGAGAGGGAAACTGCGAGATGGCGGCCAACAGGCGGTGGAGAACCAACGCGACACGGAGAAGCTGGACCGCCTCACGTCCATCGCCGACCGGCTAGTGGCGTCGGGCATGTACGGCATTTACCAGCAAAGCAAGGAGAAGCTGGCCTACACGCTCAAGAACGCGAGCGGCAAGCCGCCCGGcaagaagaaggaggaagaCGAGGGGGATAAAGACGAGCTGGACATGTTCGGAGAGGAGTTTGACGAGAAGCACGCCACCGGAGACCAAGAGAAGGAGGATGAGGACAAAAAAG TGAGCGAGGACGTCATGTGGGAGTACAGGTGGGAGAACGAGGACAAGTCGGAGATCTATGGACCGTTCACCAGTCAGCAGATGCAG GACTGGGTGGATGAAGGCTACTTTAGTAGTGGTGTTTACTGCAGACGCTTGGATCAGCAAGGATCACAATTCTACAACTCCAAGCGACTGGACTTCGAGCTCTACACGTGA
- the mylpfa gene encoding myosin regulatory light chain 2, skeletal muscle — MAPKKAKRRQAAGDGGSSNVFSMFEQSQIQEYKEAFTIIDQNRDGIISKDDLRDVLASLGQLNVKNEELEAMIKEASGPINFTVFLTMFGEKLKGADPEDVILSAFKVLDPEGTGTIKKQFLEELLTTQCDRFSKEEIKNMWAAFPPDVAGNVDYKNICYVITHGEEKEE, encoded by the exons ATG GCACCCAAGAAGGCAAAGAGGAGGCAGGCAGCCGGAGATGGCGGCTCCTCCaacgtcttctccatgtttgagCAGAGTCAGATTCAGGAGTACAAAGAG GCCTTCACAATCATCGACCAGAACAGAGACGGCATCATCAGCAAAGATGATCTCAGGGACGTTCTGGCCTCTTTGG GCCAACTGAATGTGAAGAATGAAGAGCTGGAGGCCATGATCAAGGAGGCCAGCGGCCCCATCAACTTCACCGTCTTCCTCACCATGTTCGGCGAGAAGCTGAAGG GCGCTGACCCCGAGGACGTCATCCTCAGCGCCTTCAAGGTCCTGGACCCCGAGGGTACCGGAACCATCAAGAAGCAGTT CTTGGAGGAGCTCCTGACCACCCAGTGCGACAGGTTCTCCAAGgaggag ATCAAGAACATGTGGGCCGCCTTCCCCCCAGATGTCGCGGGCAACGTTGACTACAAGAACATCTGCTACGTCATCACACACGGAGAGGAGAAAGAAGAGTAA
- the pheta2 gene encoding sesquipedalian-1, translating to MKLHKKIWTRYQSCTSPVDKEGYLYKKKQINDSYHRRWFVLKANLLFYQDRPGDRHLLGVIVLEGCAVRRVDVDGRFCFCLVFKGPQAKSYNFAAGDENTLESWIRTLLSASHCYLSLLLRDLQMQYQVVKQNSGQWPTSMVNIGPPPFSYLFVSGVGVHKSRKPWQRWNTQVTPLNGPTPPSYAEWPLVGSDQRDGFCKLHEYFGQEVKKAREEWLARRQPPETIVRDLVDLGDN from the exons ATGAAGCTGCATAAGAAAATTTGGACTCGTTACCAATCCTGCACATCACCCGTTGACAAAGAAGGCTATCTCtacaaaaag AAACAGATAAACGACTCTTACCATCGGCGCTGGTTCGTCCTGAAAGCCAACCTCCTCTTCTACCAGGACCGCCCCGGGGATCGTCACCTGTTGGGTGTCATCGTTTTGGAAGGATGCGCAGTGCGAAGAGTCGACGTGGACGGACGTTTCTGCTTCTGTTTGGTCTTTAAGGGTCCTCAAGCGAAGAGCTACAACTTTGCGGCAGGGGACGAGAACACGCTGGAAAGCTGGATACGGACTTTGTTATCGGCCAGCCATTGCTACCTCTCACTGCTCTTACGAGACCTGCAAATGCAGTACCAAG tggtaAAGCAGAACTCTGGTCAGTGGCCCACTAGCATGGTAAACATTGGACCTCCACCGTTTTCGTATTTATTCGTATCAGGCGTAGGCGTCCATAAATCGCGGAAGCCATGGCAGAGGTGGAACACTCAGGTGACCCCCTTGAATGGGCCGACACCCCCATCGTACGCCGAGTGGCCCCTGGTGGGTTCTGATCAGCGGGATGGATTTTGTAAGCTGCATGAGTATTTTGGTCAAGAGGTCAAGAAGGCCCGCGAAGAGTGGCTGGCGAGACGACAACCGCCGGAAACGATTGTGCGAGATCTTGTCGATTTGGGTGACAATTAA
- the cd2bp2 gene encoding CD2 antigen cytoplasmic tail-binding protein 2 isoform X1, whose protein sequence is MSKRKVTFADGDGGNMDLDDEIPEKKPTNEVASGPGSRFKGKHSLDSDEEDEGEETQNSKYDILASDDVDGQENATIDYDEGVSITPFNLEEEMQEGHFDSEGNYFIKKEELIRDNWLDNIDWVKIKEQPFKQKKKGLGAKRKRRVGDEDEAEEEKKREEQQKNKEGCEDEDGDEEEPEPAEDPLASFTQQQLTEALLELLLPGETVTAALRRLGGLGGRKRGKLRDGGQQAVENQRDTEKLDRLTSIADRLVASGMYGIYQQSKEKLAYTLKNASGKPPGKKKEEDEGDKDELDMFGEEFDEKHATGDQEKEDEDKKAVSEDVMWEYRWENEDKSEIYGPFTSQQMQDWVDEGYFSSGVYCRRLDQQGSQFYNSKRLDFELYT, encoded by the exons ATGTCTAAAAGGAAAGTCACGTTTGCGGATGGTGACGGTGGAAACATGGATCTGGACGACGAgattccagaaaaaaag CCAACCAATGAGGTGGCAAGTGGCCCAGGGTCAAGGTTCAAGGGCAAGCATTCTCTCGACAGTGACGAGGAGGATGAAGGGGAGGAAACCCAGAATAGCAAATACGATATTTTGGCCAGCGACGACGTGGACG GCCAAGAGAACGCCACCATCGACTACGATGAGGGTGTCTCCATCACCCCCTTCAACCTGGAGGAGGAGATGCAGGAAGGACACTTTGACTCAGAAGGCAACTATTTTATCAAAAAGGAAGAATTGATCCGAGATAACTGGCTCGACAACATCGACTGG GTGAAAATCAAAGAGCAACCATTTaaacaaaagaagaaaggaCTCGGCGCCAAACGCAAGCGCAGGGTAGGCGATGAAGATGAGgcagaggaggagaaaaagcgaGAGGAGCAACAGAAAAACAAGGAAGGCTGCGAAGATGAGGATGGGGATGAAGAGGAACCCGAACCCGCAGAGGACCCCTTGGCCTCATTCACGCAGCAGCAGCTGACAGAAGCCCTGCTGGAACTCTTGTTGCCGGGGGAGACGGTCACGGCGGCGCTACGGCGGCTGGGGGGCCTCGGCGGTCGCAAGAGAGGGAAACTGCGAGATGGCGGCCAACAGGCGGTGGAGAACCAACGCGACACGGAGAAGCTGGACCGCCTCACGTCCATCGCCGACCGGCTAGTGGCGTCGGGCATGTACGGCATTTACCAGCAAAGCAAGGAGAAGCTGGCCTACACGCTCAAGAACGCGAGCGGCAAGCCGCCCGGcaagaagaaggaggaagaCGAGGGGGATAAAGACGAGCTGGACATGTTCGGAGAGGAGTTTGACGAGAAGCACGCCACCGGAGACCAAGAGAAGGAGGATGAGGACAAAAAAG CAGTGAGCGAGGACGTCATGTGGGAGTACAGGTGGGAGAACGAGGACAAGTCGGAGATCTATGGACCGTTCACCAGTCAGCAGATGCAG GACTGGGTGGATGAAGGCTACTTTAGTAGTGGTGTTTACTGCAGACGCTTGGATCAGCAAGGATCACAATTCTACAACTCCAAGCGACTGGACTTCGAGCTCTACACGTGA
- the prr14 gene encoding uncharacterized protein prr14 isoform X2: MVQFSQAKQPRVECPNEADKHKKDGCDHFDSAQNAEKDFEEEQNEHRLETSNPTPTHEPPSYLLNGSNLAPPGWLLGPFIQSFKSKMASFTDIVMSPAKIFKDKNLRVSGHEPDETGGSSETEREPRENGDMEENPIQVVPPRSSSPHSQTFHSPVPDEVQMSSSQEVQNPSLSIDNVVMETEVPTLLTTKSDLVSNPPLYPFNVQLECFPQDASALQTDHIDSARLQPASTSVRSKRMASAKVRVERKRLKADTQSDGANPVVPEKKAASKLTGGQNARRPAAKCRSVKRDAKSEPKNETEKKTQALVSMRNVTVRKLTWSAQGESAPNVGCAKPTKKSKKARRDGKNTDSKLEKSSEPLYFEMTPFEGNPSQCDHEPYQRSHPGSSASILLHSRIHLKRLGRNPHFSWPPAPDGTTPTAVEDLPGRGVLTSRLSRSSSCPEIPSLFSPLTRQSLPASVPVRLHGDSQRARRHTVSGMEVEREIAPPCLRKEVYPAHRSFPCDGPKPSSPLPPTSSLSTLVSCFLSSPLAFLSKKDEGRVATADSSAAPLERAESPVGVPDACTRTRQLGVELDGKTHGEDYDEDAISSGGEFDKAVVVAELREEKSLSDSELKSSQKNERGGKVSSIRIRRTLPKAQNNLTPMGLPKAVRLKKKQFSLEEIYTNKNFSKPPESRLETILELPLNRRDGAESFFGQRRLKRSLVFPETGAVRKPKKVVGGGGKAGTVSSRTRRGGFAKGGAGTTASVPPPPDPDALLCAKLKQLDLWLAGDQADGAVS; encoded by the exons ATG gtgCAATTCTCACAGGCCAAGCAGCCGAGAGTTGAATGCCCAAATGAAGCTGACAAGCACAAGAAG GATGGCTGTGATCACTTTGACTCCGCCCAAAATGC agaGAAGGACTTTGAAGAGGAGCAAAACGAGCATCGTCTGGAGACGTCGAACCCGACGCCGACCCACGAGCCGCCGAGCTACCTCCTAAATGGAAGCAATTTGGCACCCCCCGGCTGGCTGCTAGGCCCCTTCATCCAGTCTTTCAAATCCAAAATGGCTAGCTTCACCGACATAGTCATGAGTCCTGCTAAGATCTTCAAGGACAAAAACCTACGCGTTTCCGGACATGAACCAGATGAGACGGGCGGTTCTTCGGAAACTGAACGGGAGCCTCGGGAAAATGGCGACATGGAAGAAAATCCTATTCAGGTTGTACCACCTAGAAGCAGCTCCCCTCATTCTCAGACATTTCATAGCCCTGTGCCTGATGAAGTTCAAATGTCATCAAGTCAGGAGGTGCAAAACCCCTCCTTAAGCATTGACAATGTTGTCATGGAGACAGAAGTGCCAACCCTGCTAACAACCAAGTCCGACTTGGTAAGTAACCCGCCGTTGTACCCCTTCAATGTGCAGCTGGAATGTTTTCCTCAAGACGCTAGCGCTCTTCAAACCGACCACATCGACAGCGCTCGCCTTCAACCTGCGTCCACTTCAGTCCGATCCAAAAGGATGGCGAGCGCCAAAGTCCGCGTAGAGAGGAAAAGATTAAAAGCGGACACCCAAAGTGATGGCGCTAACCCTGTGGTCCCCGAAAAGAAAGCAGCGTCTAAACTCACGGGCGGGCAAAACGCTCGCCGACCTGCCGCAAAATGTCGAAGCGTCAAGAGGGACGCGAAAAGCGAGCCAAAAAATGAGACGGAGAAGAAAACCCAGGCGCTGGTCAGCATGAGAAATGTGACAGTGCGCAAACTGACGTGGTCGGCTCAGGGTGAGAGCGCCCCCAATGTTGGATGCGCAAAACCCACAAAGAAGTCCAAAAAGGCTCGCCGAGACGGGAAAAATACAGACTCCAAACTTGAAAAATCCTCAGAaccactttattttgaaatgactcCCTTCGAAGGGAATCCGTCCCAATGTGACCACGAGCCGTACCAAAGAAGCCATCCGGGTTCCAGTGCCTCCATTTTACTTCACAGTAGGATTCACCTCAAGCGGCTCGGAAGAAATCCCCACTTTAGTTGGCCCCCCGCGCCCGATGGGACCACCCCGACCGCCGTGGAGGACCTCCCGGGCCGAGGCGTTTTGACCTCACGCCTATCACGCAGCTCTTCGTGCCCAGAGATCCCCTCGCTCTTTTCCCCGCTTACTCGCCAGTCGCTGCCCGCGTCCGTCCCGGTGCGGCTTCACGGCGACTCTCAGCGCGCCCGCCGTCACACGGTGAGCGGCATGGAGGTGGAGAGAGAGATCGCCCCGCCGTGCCTGCGCAAGGAGGTGTACCCGGCACATCGCTCCTTCCCCTGTGACGGGCCCAAGCCGTCGTCCCCCCTCCCGCCCACCTCTTCGCTGTCCACGCTAGTTTCCTGCTTCCTCTCCAGCCCGCtggcttttttgtccaagaaAGATGAAGGCAGAGTGGCAACTGCCGACTCTTCCGCCGCGCCTCTGGAGAGAGCAGAAAGTCCTGTCGGAGTCCCAGATGCCTGTACCAG AACGAGACAGTTGGGAGTCGAGCTCGACGGAAAAACACACGGCGAAGATTACGACGAGGACGCCATTTCTTCCGGTGGGGAGTTTGACAAAGCGGTAGTGGTGGCGGAGCTGCGAGAGGAAAAATCCCTCTCCGACTCGGAGCTGAAG AGCTCGCAGAAAAACGAGCGAGGCGGCAAGGTGTCGTCCATTCGCATCCGGAGGACGCTGCCTAAAGCTCAGAACAACCTAACGCCCATGGGCCTCCCCAAAGCCGTCAG GTTAAAGAAGAAGCAGTTCAGCTTGGAGGAAATTTACACCAACAAAAACTTTAGCAAACCCCCAGAGAG CCGACTGGAGACCATCTTAGAGTTGCCACTCAACCGCCGCGACGGCGCCGAGTCCTTCTTCGGCCAGCGCCGCCTCAAACGCTCTCTGGTCTTCCCCGAAACGGGCGCCGTCCGGAAGCCCAAGAAGGTAGTGGGTGGCGGAGGAAAGGCGGGGACGGTGTCCTCCCGTACCCGGCGGGGGGGCTTCGCCAAGGGCGGCGCCGGAACCACCGCATCCGTCCCACCGCCGCCCGACCCTGACGCGCTTTTGTGCGCTAAGCTGAAACAACTGGACTTGTGGCTCGCTGGCGACCAGGCGGATGGTGCCGTGAGTTAA
- the prr14 gene encoding uncharacterized protein prr14 isoform X1, translated as MLTYPPDLLPHLVIPMDGDAMPPHPFCSAPPHSEPPPPLPSLLPLPSITPRVKDGTSGPRKRSRVRTVVPQLEQKVALPSTNKPSSFRTQCNNMVQFSQAKQPRVECPNEADKHKKDGCDHFDSAQNAEKDFEEEQNEHRLETSNPTPTHEPPSYLLNGSNLAPPGWLLGPFIQSFKSKMASFTDIVMSPAKIFKDKNLRVSGHEPDETGGSSETEREPRENGDMEENPIQVVPPRSSSPHSQTFHSPVPDEVQMSSSQEVQNPSLSIDNVVMETEVPTLLTTKSDLVSNPPLYPFNVQLECFPQDASALQTDHIDSARLQPASTSVRSKRMASAKVRVERKRLKADTQSDGANPVVPEKKAASKLTGGQNARRPAAKCRSVKRDAKSEPKNETEKKTQALVSMRNVTVRKLTWSAQGESAPNVGCAKPTKKSKKARRDGKNTDSKLEKSSEPLYFEMTPFEGNPSQCDHEPYQRSHPGSSASILLHSRIHLKRLGRNPHFSWPPAPDGTTPTAVEDLPGRGVLTSRLSRSSSCPEIPSLFSPLTRQSLPASVPVRLHGDSQRARRHTVSGMEVEREIAPPCLRKEVYPAHRSFPCDGPKPSSPLPPTSSLSTLVSCFLSSPLAFLSKKDEGRVATADSSAAPLERAESPVGVPDACTRTRQLGVELDGKTHGEDYDEDAISSGGEFDKAVVVAELREEKSLSDSELKSSQKNERGGKVSSIRIRRTLPKAQNNLTPMGLPKAVRLKKKQFSLEEIYTNKNFSKPPESRLETILELPLNRRDGAESFFGQRRLKRSLVFPETGAVRKPKKVVGGGGKAGTVSSRTRRGGFAKGGAGTTASVPPPPDPDALLCAKLKQLDLWLAGDQADGAVS; from the exons ATGTTGACCTACCCCCCCGACTTGCTCCCCCACCTTGTTATCCCGATGGATGGCGATGCAATGCCCCCTCACCCTTTTTGTAGTGCACCCCCCCACAGTGAGCCTCCACCACCACTACCTTctctcctccccctcccctccaTCACTCCCAG AGTGAAAGATGGAACTTCAGGCCCCCGGAAGAGAAGTCGGGTCCGAACAGTCGTACCTCAGTTGGAGCAAAAGGTGGCGTTGCCGTCCACGAACAAGCCATCTTCCTTCAGGACACAGTGTAACAACATG gtgCAATTCTCACAGGCCAAGCAGCCGAGAGTTGAATGCCCAAATGAAGCTGACAAGCACAAGAAG GATGGCTGTGATCACTTTGACTCCGCCCAAAATGC agaGAAGGACTTTGAAGAGGAGCAAAACGAGCATCGTCTGGAGACGTCGAACCCGACGCCGACCCACGAGCCGCCGAGCTACCTCCTAAATGGAAGCAATTTGGCACCCCCCGGCTGGCTGCTAGGCCCCTTCATCCAGTCTTTCAAATCCAAAATGGCTAGCTTCACCGACATAGTCATGAGTCCTGCTAAGATCTTCAAGGACAAAAACCTACGCGTTTCCGGACATGAACCAGATGAGACGGGCGGTTCTTCGGAAACTGAACGGGAGCCTCGGGAAAATGGCGACATGGAAGAAAATCCTATTCAGGTTGTACCACCTAGAAGCAGCTCCCCTCATTCTCAGACATTTCATAGCCCTGTGCCTGATGAAGTTCAAATGTCATCAAGTCAGGAGGTGCAAAACCCCTCCTTAAGCATTGACAATGTTGTCATGGAGACAGAAGTGCCAACCCTGCTAACAACCAAGTCCGACTTGGTAAGTAACCCGCCGTTGTACCCCTTCAATGTGCAGCTGGAATGTTTTCCTCAAGACGCTAGCGCTCTTCAAACCGACCACATCGACAGCGCTCGCCTTCAACCTGCGTCCACTTCAGTCCGATCCAAAAGGATGGCGAGCGCCAAAGTCCGCGTAGAGAGGAAAAGATTAAAAGCGGACACCCAAAGTGATGGCGCTAACCCTGTGGTCCCCGAAAAGAAAGCAGCGTCTAAACTCACGGGCGGGCAAAACGCTCGCCGACCTGCCGCAAAATGTCGAAGCGTCAAGAGGGACGCGAAAAGCGAGCCAAAAAATGAGACGGAGAAGAAAACCCAGGCGCTGGTCAGCATGAGAAATGTGACAGTGCGCAAACTGACGTGGTCGGCTCAGGGTGAGAGCGCCCCCAATGTTGGATGCGCAAAACCCACAAAGAAGTCCAAAAAGGCTCGCCGAGACGGGAAAAATACAGACTCCAAACTTGAAAAATCCTCAGAaccactttattttgaaatgactcCCTTCGAAGGGAATCCGTCCCAATGTGACCACGAGCCGTACCAAAGAAGCCATCCGGGTTCCAGTGCCTCCATTTTACTTCACAGTAGGATTCACCTCAAGCGGCTCGGAAGAAATCCCCACTTTAGTTGGCCCCCCGCGCCCGATGGGACCACCCCGACCGCCGTGGAGGACCTCCCGGGCCGAGGCGTTTTGACCTCACGCCTATCACGCAGCTCTTCGTGCCCAGAGATCCCCTCGCTCTTTTCCCCGCTTACTCGCCAGTCGCTGCCCGCGTCCGTCCCGGTGCGGCTTCACGGCGACTCTCAGCGCGCCCGCCGTCACACGGTGAGCGGCATGGAGGTGGAGAGAGAGATCGCCCCGCCGTGCCTGCGCAAGGAGGTGTACCCGGCACATCGCTCCTTCCCCTGTGACGGGCCCAAGCCGTCGTCCCCCCTCCCGCCCACCTCTTCGCTGTCCACGCTAGTTTCCTGCTTCCTCTCCAGCCCGCtggcttttttgtccaagaaAGATGAAGGCAGAGTGGCAACTGCCGACTCTTCCGCCGCGCCTCTGGAGAGAGCAGAAAGTCCTGTCGGAGTCCCAGATGCCTGTACCAG AACGAGACAGTTGGGAGTCGAGCTCGACGGAAAAACACACGGCGAAGATTACGACGAGGACGCCATTTCTTCCGGTGGGGAGTTTGACAAAGCGGTAGTGGTGGCGGAGCTGCGAGAGGAAAAATCCCTCTCCGACTCGGAGCTGAAG AGCTCGCAGAAAAACGAGCGAGGCGGCAAGGTGTCGTCCATTCGCATCCGGAGGACGCTGCCTAAAGCTCAGAACAACCTAACGCCCATGGGCCTCCCCAAAGCCGTCAG GTTAAAGAAGAAGCAGTTCAGCTTGGAGGAAATTTACACCAACAAAAACTTTAGCAAACCCCCAGAGAG CCGACTGGAGACCATCTTAGAGTTGCCACTCAACCGCCGCGACGGCGCCGAGTCCTTCTTCGGCCAGCGCCGCCTCAAACGCTCTCTGGTCTTCCCCGAAACGGGCGCCGTCCGGAAGCCCAAGAAGGTAGTGGGTGGCGGAGGAAAGGCGGGGACGGTGTCCTCCCGTACCCGGCGGGGGGGCTTCGCCAAGGGCGGCGCCGGAACCACCGCATCCGTCCCACCGCCGCCCGACCCTGACGCGCTTTTGTGCGCTAAGCTGAAACAACTGGACTTGTGGCTCGCTGGCGACCAGGCGGATGGTGCCGTGAGTTAA